In Raphanus sativus cultivar WK10039 unplaced genomic scaffold, ASM80110v3 Scaffold3351, whole genome shotgun sequence, the genomic window CTATAATGGTAAGAGAAGAGGGTTCAGTCTTTATAGTGAATCATAAAACAAACCATATTGCTGTTACGACGGCAGTAAAAGACTCGAAACAAACAACTTAAGACAGATGAAATCTTCTAGACACAAAAGAAGACAAGAAGTTGCTCTCACCCTTTAAAAAGCTCATCCCCTTAAGGGAAAAGAGGCTGGTGTAGGAGTCCCGTTGTCTCGGGTAATCCCAACATTATGTTAAGATTCTGCAACGCTTGCCCTGAAGCTCCTTTCACAAGATTATCAATctgcaacacacacacacacacacacacaaaagataAGTACATTCCATTTATAGACACTATACGTTTATAGCAGATGATGGTTATGCATAGCTTACCACTGAGATTATGATAGCTCGTCCAGGTATACGATCAGGGAACACATTCATGAAACAATAGTTTGATCCTCTAACATTGTGTGTCCGAGGAACAACTCCTTCCTCCAACACTTTGACAAATTCTTCATCCTACagatcgtttttttttttcaaaacattatATAAGTAAACAAAACTAGTAGTTGGCTTTGCCTTTTATAACAATAAAGAGTAAACCATCACCTCATAAGACGATTTTAGCTGCTGGTGTAAGTCTTCTGTTCTAACTCCAGGAGCCATTTCCACATATATAGTAGATTGCATTCCGCGGATCTGCTCAAACAGTGAGGTTCagtttttaatgttttacaGTGAAAACTGTAAAGAAAGAGGCTTGAGATAGTTTGTACCATTGGCATGAGATGTGGCGTGAAACTGACTGTTACTTTTGATTGTGTAACATCCGATAACCCTTGTTCAATTTCAGGAACTGCAAAAAACAGAATCAAGAaactaaaatatcatttatacacAACTGTGACGATCAGTTTGTGAATAATATATACCATGGCGATGCCTTGTAACACCATAAGAAGAAATGCCTTCAGCTATCTCAGAGTAAAGATTAGCCTCCTTAGCACCACGTcctgatggaaaaaaaaatatcataatcaGTAAAGAAGCTAGAAACCTCTTCTTCTTTAACTGCAAACTAAACTCAGACCTGCTCCACTAACACCAGACTTTGCGTCGATGATAATGTTCTCATATTTGATGAGATTTGCCTGCACCAAAATGTCAACATACTATTTAGAGTTGAAATGAGGACAAAGACAAACTGATTAGAGGAAAAAGAAACCTTTAGTAGAGGAACAAGAGGAAGCTGAACCGAAGTGGGGTAACAGCCTGGATTAGCCACAAGGCGAGCCTTTCTGATGTCTTCCCTTAGTAACTCGGTTAAGCCATACACAACTTCTTTCTGAACCAAGCAAGAGGCTCAGTAAGAGTAAAAGCATTATGAACACAAGAGAAGAAAGTAATCACTGCCAAGAGAAAGAAGTACCTGTAACTCAACTGCCTTGTGTGGCTGACCATACCATTCTTCATATTCAGCGATATCACGCAACCGGAAGTCCTAGAGAAAGCGTGTTTTAAATAAACATAtcacagaaagaaaaaaaaaagaattgtttaGAGCATTTACCGCAGAAAGATCAACAATTTTCAAAGCGGTGGGAAGTCCCTTGATGATTTCCTGTGAGAATTACAGACTCATTACCAGAAGCTTAGAAACaaacttggagtgggagaatcaaaaaaaactaaaaggacCTACCTGAGTTGTTCCGTGAGGCAAACAGCAGAAGACAGCATCCACAGTAGAGAAATCTGCATCCTTTACTGAGATCAATCTAGGTAGTTTCTGAAGACAGAAAGAAAATTGTTTGTATTGTACGCCACCACCACAAAGTAATAATAGAAGAAATGAGTTAGTTAATAGTTAATATACTTGAGCTCTGAGGTGAGGGAAGACGCTATCCATAGACTGCCCAGCTTTTCTATCTGCAGTCATCAGAGTGACACCGAAATGCGGATGGTTTGCAAGTAGCCTAACGATCTG contains:
- the LOC130506528 gene encoding probable N-acetyl-gamma-glutamyl-phosphate reductase, chloroplastic, whose amino-acid sequence is MSNVCSISFEQGCWFKGERKIRGVGDKLVKRPSSSMSFRVSATSSEKKDIRIGLLGASGYTGAEIVRLLANHPHFGVTLMTADRKAGQSMDSVFPHLRAQKLPRLISVKDADFSTVDAVFCCLPHGTTQEIIKGLPTALKIVDLSADFRLRDIAEYEEWYGQPHKAVELQKEVVYGLTELLREDIRKARLVANPGCYPTSVQLPLVPLLKANLIKYENIIIDAKSGVSGAGRGAKEANLYSEIAEGISSYGVTRHRHVPEIEQGLSDVTQSKVTVSFTPHLMPMIRGMQSTIYVEMAPGVRTEDLHQQLKSSYEDEEFVKVLEEGVVPRTHNVRGSNYCFMNVFPDRIPGRAIIISVIDNLVKGASGQALQNLNIMLGLPETTGLLHQPLFP